One part of the Canis lupus dingo isolate Sandy chromosome 14, ASM325472v2, whole genome shotgun sequence genome encodes these proteins:
- the ARL4A gene encoding ADP-ribosylation factor-like protein 4A — translation MGNGLSDQTSILSSLPSFQSFHIVILGLDCAGKTTVLYRLQFNEFVNTVPTKGFNTEKIKVTLGNSKTVTFHFWDVGGQEKLRPLWKSYTRCTDGIVFVVDSVDVERMEEAKTELHKITRISENQGVPVLIVANKQDLRNSLSLSEIEKLLAMGELSSSTPWHLQPTCAIIGDGLKEGLEKLHDMIIKRRKMLRQQKKKR, via the coding sequence ATGGGGAATGGACTGTCAGACCAGACTTCTATCTTGTCCAGCCTGCCTTCATTTCAGTCCTTTCACATTGTTATTCTGGGTTTGGACTGTGCCGGAAAGACGACTGTATTATATAGGCTGCAGTTCAACGAATTTGTAAATACTGTACCTACCAAAGGATTTAACACTGAAAAAATTAAGGTAACCTTGGGAAATTCTAAAACAGTCACTTTTCACTTCTGGGATGTAGGTGGCCAGGAGAAACTAAGGCCACTGTGGAAGTCCTATACCAGATGCACAGATGGCATCGTGTTTGTTGTGGACTCTGTTGATGTTGAAAGAATGGAAGAAGCCAAAACTGAACTTCATAAAATAACCAGGATATCAGAAAATCAGGGAGTCCCTGTACTTATCGTTGCTAACAAACAGGACCTGAGGAACTCACTGTCTCTGTCAGAAATTGAGAAATTGTTAGCAATGGGTGAACTGAGCTCATCAACTCCCTGGCATTTACAGCCCACCTGTGCAATCATAGGAGATGGACTAAAGGAAGGACTTGAGAAACTACATGATAtgataattaaaagaagaaaaatgttgcggcaacagaaaaagaaaagatga